In Sphingobacterium sp. SYP-B4668, the sequence TTCTTCTAAAGTCATATTTCTAATATTGATATTAGGACTTGGTGTCAACAGATAAAGCTATCCACAAAAACCAACATACTTCATTTTATAGACAATGCTGACTGCAGCTTTTGAGACACCCCTGTGGACATTTCTGCATCTCCATTAACTCGCGTTTTTTTCAATATCTACACCAATCCCTTTAAGTAACATAGAGGCATTGAATACTTTGCATTCCCCCTCTTTCAATTTATAGTCAAATAACATTTCGCCATCGCGCACCTGAATATCGAAGTGATAGTTTTTCATAATCCCCGGATACTCGCCTTCCAACGTAGAAAGCTGCAAATCATGGGTAGCCACCATCCCTTTTCCATCCATTGCAATCAATTTTTTAATAATCGCACGCGACCCCAAATATTTGTCCACGGAATTAGTCCCCCTCAACATCTCATCAATTAGGAAAAAGCTATCCTTATCCTCCCGAACAGTTTCTAAGATATACTTCATCCTATCCAGCTCGGCCTTGAATGTAGAAGTACTTTCGTTCAGATTGTCTTTAATTCGCATATACGTAATCAACTTATAAATTGGTATTTCAAAAACAGAAGCACATACTGGAGCTCCTGCATAGGCCAACACCGCATTGATTCCTATTGTCCTCAAAAATGTACTCTTACCAGCCATATTAGACCCTGTCACCAAAGCGATTCGATGGTCACCTGCATCATAATCATTCTCCACGGCCTGTCTTGCGGATATCAGCGGATGATTGATATCTATTGCCCTAATCTTCTCATCAGTATGCCCCTTTAACATTGGAAATACCCAAGTAGGATGATTACGTTTCAATGTTGCTAGACTGACTAATGCTTCCATCTCTGCCACCACATCAAATGCTTCCAATATATTTTCCTCATAATTGGACTTCCATTTAACGATAGCCATCACCTGCCGAAAATCCCATAGCAAAACCATATTCAACACTAAGCCAACAATAACGTTATTCCGCGCATCCAATTTGTTGATCAAACTCCCCAAAGCTTTAAAAGCATCCGATAGCTTTCCCTTATGATTATCTACCTGTATACGTTGCTGCAACTGTTGATTCAAAGGACTCTCCCACACTTGATTTTCAATCAACTGAATGCCACCAGCATAAGCATTTAAGATTCCACCTACCTTATCAATTTTGCTCGAAAAAACCGACACCCGTCCTGACATTGCTAATGTCCACAATACATTAATCAAAGCCAATATAGTGACATAACCCAACGACTTCACACCCAAGAACGACAGTCCGATTCCGGCAAGCAGTACAAACGGAATAATCTGCGTATATATCCGCATAAATGCATTTCCAAAAGACAGGTCGTCCCCCTGAAAATATTTCTTCAAAAACGGCTTCACCTCCATTTTCTGATCCAGATTAAACAGCAACCGGCTTTGTAACTGTTGGCTCCATTCCAATTTTGGTTCCAGCTCCTGCACAGCAGCCTGTCTGTCCATGATTGTAGCTTTATCCACTGCAGAACGGAACCAATTTGCCAGCACTTTCACCCCTTCTTTTGTTGCAGCACGATTGACCAAAGTAAATAATGAAAATCGACCAAATACATCCAAATCCGAAAGATAAGGATGCCTATTGTCTTCAAAATCTTCACCTTCAACATAGCAGGTTTCACGTCGATCACGAAGCAGTATCTCATTCTTATTGACCCGTAAGAAAGCCGTTAAATCTTCTCTTTCCCTTTCCAATCGACTTTGACGTCTTATCAAATAAGCAAAAAGAAGGATTATCGTCATGAACAATACAAAAACAATCCAAACCTGTTTCTGTTGAAAACTCCAGAATAACAAACCTCCTCCGCCCAGAATAACGGCAAGTCGTGCTAAACTATTTTTATTGATTCTTTTAGTAAGTGTTTCTATTTCAATTTGAGTTTGCGCAATAGCCTCCTCATATTTTGAAAAAATCGTTGTATTCATATGGTCGTCAAGTTATAAAAAAAGCTTGGTACTTACCAAGCTTGATCTCCCACTAAAGGAACAAATCTAAAAGTATCTAATTCTATTCGTTCAAAATCGTTCTCTCCCACACGAAGAATAGTCACCATCTTCTGTGCCTGCTCATCACCTACTGGAATCACGAAAACGCCACCTATCTTCAATTGCTTTAACATAATCTCGGGAACGAAAGGAGCACCAGCCGTCACGATAATCTTATCATAAGGTGCATGTTCAGTAATGCCTTTTGAACCATCTCCTAGAAAAAAATTTGGCTTATAACCCATATACGGCAACACTTGGATCGTCCGATTATAAAGTGCCTCCTGCCGCTCGATTGTAAACACCTCCGCTCCTAGTTCCATGAGAATACAGGTTTGGTATCCCGATCCCGTACCTATTTCCAGAACCTTATCCCCTTTTTTCACGTGGAGCAATTCAGATTGATAAGCTACAGTATAAGGTTGCGAAATGGTCTGTCCATCGCCTATGGGAAAAGCAATATCTCGATACGCCTGATTCCAAAAGGTTTCATCAAAGAAAAAATGTCGCGGAACTTTTCCAATTGCTTTCAACACGTACTTATCCTCAATTCCACGTTTTTCCAAATGTTTGACAAGCTGCTTTCTTGCCCCCTTTTCTCTATAGTTATCTACGAATTTATATGCCATTACCATCCAAAATTACCGTTAAAAACGCACATCTGAAGGATTAAAATGCAAAATGTTTGCTGTCAAAGGGATATCCAAATCAATAAGGATCAACATCAATCTGTATCCGTACACCACTATGAGATTTATCAAGCTCAAATACTAGAAGGGCTTGACTAATCAGCTCTTTTACTTTCGCGATACTCACACTATTTCTTTCTATTTTCAGCGTAATGGTCTGAATAAAGTAGGTCCTTACTCGACTCACCAATGGAGGTTCGGGCCCCAAAACACGCGCCCCCAATGACGTCCTCAGACCAGAAGCCAAATCTTTGGCCGAATCAAAGCACTTCTGGATGTCAGGGTGTTTCACATCAATTTTAATCAATCTATAAAACGGAGGATATTGATAATTTTTCCGCTCGGTAGCTTCCTGAATAAACATCTCAGCGTAGTCATGCGCCACCACCTGCTCTATGACCCGATGTCTAGGTGTATATGTTTGGATAATAACTTTACCTACCACATCTCTTCTCCCCGCCCGTCCAGCTACCTGCGAAAACAACGAAAAAGCTCGCTCATAAGCTCTAAAGTCCGGAAAATTAATAATAGTATCTGCATTAATGATACCGATAAGACTTACCTTTCCAAAATCCAGACCCTTAGCAATCATCTGGGTCCCGATTAGAATATCATATTCATGTTCATCAAATGCCGTTATGATTTTTTCAAAACCATGCTTTCCTTTGGTCGAATCTAGGTCAAGACGACCAATCCGAGCCTCCGGCATTAGAAGTTCCAGCTCTTCCTCGATACGCTCCGTCCCGAATCCCCGACTTTCCATATGCGTAGTACCACATGCAGGACATACTTGTGTAGGTCCCTCGTGATGTCCACAATAGTGACAGTGCATCCTATTTGTGGACTTATGATACGTTAAACTCACATCACAATTTACACATTTCGTCACATATCCACATGTATTACATTGGATAATTGGGGTATGCCCCCTCCTATTTTGGAATAATATAACCTGTTCCTTTCTGTCTATTGTCAGTTGGATTTCTCTTAGCAATACCGTACTAAAATAGGTATGCATATTTCCCTTTCGCTTTTCCTCCGAAATATTAACAACCTCTATTTCTGGGAGCTGAGCAGTACCATATCGTTTTAACAATGCTACGAAACCATATTTTCCTGCTTTTGCATTATAATAGCTTTCGATAGAGGGTGTCGCCGACCCGAGTAATACTTTAGCTTGATGCAAATACCCTAAATAAATTGCTGTGTCACGAGCATGATAACGAGGCGCAGGATCGTACTGCTTATAAGAGCTTTCATGCTCTTCGTCCACAATCACAATCCCCAATTTATGAAAAGGCAAGAAGAGTGAAGACCGCGCACCAATTACTACTTTGTATTCATTTTTTAAAACCTTGTGCCACACTTCCGCTCTTTCATTATCATTGAATTTGGAATGATACACCCCCAATTGGTCTCCAAAATATAATTTCAACCGTTCTGTGATTTGAGTTGTCAATGCAATCTCAGGCAAGAGGTAGAGTGCTCCCTTACCCTCAGCTATTGCCTGTTCAATCATCCGGATATAAAGCTGCGTTTTCCCCGATGCAGTCACACCATGTAGTAACACCACATCCTTCGTCCCGAACAATCCGTTTATCTGCTCAAAAGCAGCTTGTTGATCAGTATTAAAGCTGAATTCCGCTGTCAATTCTATATCTTCGCCCTCAAACCGACTCACGATTTTCTCCTTTACCAAAAATACCCCCTTGTCAATCAACGCGGTGATGCTACCTGCCCCACAGCCAACCGCTTCCATAATTGCCTGACGGGTTACTTCCACCGCTGCTTTGGACAACTGTAAGTAAGCCAGTACCGCATCCTGTTGCTTAGGCGCACGGTTCAATGAATCAAGTAATTCACGCTTCCCTCGCTCATCTCCATATTCCGTATTCAAGACTAGAAAATTCTTTCGCTTAGGTTTATAGCGTTCAGATATCTCTTCGGATATCTGCAAAAATCCCCTGTCAAATAACTGTTTGAGAATCGGAAACACAGTTTTTTGGCCCAATAATTTGACAATATCACTCACACTAAGTTCACCCGCAATTTCAAGTGCTTCAATGATCATGTATTCCTTATCCGATAGCTCACTTTTATCCACTCGATCCGAATCCGCGGCGATAATCTTTGTTTCGCTAGCCAGCTTCAGCGCCGCAGGCAATGCCGCTTGCATCACCTCCCCCAATGTGCACATATAATAATCGGACATCCATTCCCATAATTTCAACTGAGATTGGTCTACGATAGGATGCTCATCTAAGATATCAAGCACATATTTTGCCTCATACTTTTCAGGAGCTTGGTCGGTAATATTTTTAACGATAGCTGAATAGATCTTATTTCTTCCAAACTGAACGATGACACGCATCCCTATGCCGACCTTGTCGCTCCACTCTGAGGGAATACGATACGTATATGTTTTGGAAATAGACAGCGGTAAAATGACATCTACAAAACAAGTTTTTCGACCAGTTGAAAATAAAGAAAAATCCATCGACATGTTGCAAACTTAGATAAACTTGGGGCTATATGCAAGGTAGTAATGCACGAACAAAACGATAAAGGCATTAACCTCTCGAAACAAAACCTGTAGGAGGCACTTGTCGAAAAAAACCAATATAATTGTCCGTTATATAGCTACCCCAACCTTCAAGAATTTTTATAGCGAAGTATTGTGAAGAATTTTAAGATCTATTCTTAAGCGCGGCAATAAACAGTCCGACCCAGCCAATCATAAAGCAAACACCCCCTAACGGAGTAATTGGTCCCAGAATCGATACATTTCCGAAGCCTGTCACCTCCCTAACACTTAAGATATATAAAGAACCCGAAAACAATAGAATACCGATGACGAACGCAAAAAATGCTACTCGAATAGACGTATTCTTAGCTCTAGAAAATGTGGCTAAAAACAACAATGCAAAAGTATGATAGAAATGATATTGATTTGCGGTTTCCCAAGTACCGATAAGATCGTCGCTAATTTTCCCCTCCAATCCATGCGCGCCAAATGCCCCCAATATTACAGCAGTAAGCCCCAAAAAGGATGCTGTGAGAATGATTTGTTTATTCATGAGTTAAGTCAATATTTTTTTATCCTCGGTATACTGCCTATAAAAGTATAAAATATCACGCAATAAGCTAGTTTTTTTATCGAAATTTGAGGAAACAAGTCGATGGCGCTACCAAAGTTTAGATTTGTAGGTTTTTTTAGTACGTTTGTTTGATCATGAGAAACACCATTATAGTCACAATATTACTTTTTATTGCCGTTATAGCAGCTTCTATATACTACTTTTCGGATTTAGACAAAGACCATAATGAAGCTGTCAAACCGCTGAAGTTTCTACCACGTGACACCTATCTGATAGCTTCTTTCAAAAATGACGAAACTACGGACAATATATTTAAGGATTTCGAAATCTTCAACGCAATACTAGGCAATAAAGAAGTTGATGAGTTGACAAACTTAAAAAATTCACTATTAAGGAGCCCTGCTTTGCAACCCTATACTCTTAATCAGGAAATCTACATATCCTTCCATCCGGAAGACAACGAAATCACGTCGCTATTTACGATTCCTTTTACGCAAAACATTCCTCAAAAAGAGCTTTCAGTGTTAGTCAATTCCCTTAGTAATCGTTATAAGGTAAGCCTCAAAGACACGTTAGGGACTACCTTATATACCTTGGACGAAGGGAGAAAAGACACCTTACTATATGCTGCATTTTCCCATCAGATGATATTCAGTAGCTACTCCAAGAACCTACTGCTAAAAACACTCGATGACAATAATTTAAAATTATCCAAAGACCAAATCGATTACTTTATTCAGCACAATTCTAAGAATTCCCCACTAAGTGTCTATTTCGACCACAAACAGATCCCCCATATTACGAAGCAACTTATCCATCGGAAACCTGGGCAAAACATCAGCCTATTTGCTGATCTCAGAGGCCAATCGGCATGGAACATCAATTATAAAAACGATGCCTTGATGCTTGTTGGCGAGAGCGAAGTTACAAATGACTCCAGCTATCTTTCCATTTTTACAAATCAAAGTAAAACAGATCAAAACCTTTACACATACTTTCCATCCAATACAGCCTCTTATTTAGAATATTCTATTAGCGATACCACCTCCTTCAATAAAAAACTCGATAGTTTCTTTGATAAAAACGACGATCACAAAAGATATATGAACCATATACAAAATGTGGAAAGCAGTATAAAAATCGATTATGAAAAAAATCGAAGAAGAATCTGGGGAGATAATTTTGCTACAGTAGAATTGACTAACGGAGACCTGCTCGGCTTTGTAAAAATTGGCGACCCCAAAACTTTCAACACCCTCATTAGCAAGCTAAGCAAGGAAATTGCAGATTCTCTTTACCAATTGGACTTTTCGAATACACTTTACTTTGCTTATGGAAAGGCATTCCAATCTTTTCAACGCCCATATTTTCACATCCTGAACGACCAAACCGTTGTCTTTGCCAACTCACAGGGCAACCTTCAGGCTTACCTTAGA encodes:
- the priA gene encoding replication restart helicase PriA; its protein translation is MDFSLFSTGRKTCFVDVILPLSISKTYTYRIPSEWSDKVGIGMRVIVQFGRNKIYSAIVKNITDQAPEKYEAKYVLDILDEHPIVDQSQLKLWEWMSDYYMCTLGEVMQAALPAALKLASETKIIAADSDRVDKSELSDKEYMIIEALEIAGELSVSDIVKLLGQKTVFPILKQLFDRGFLQISEEISERYKPKRKNFLVLNTEYGDERGKRELLDSLNRAPKQQDAVLAYLQLSKAAVEVTRQAIMEAVGCGAGSITALIDKGVFLVKEKIVSRFEGEDIELTAEFSFNTDQQAAFEQINGLFGTKDVVLLHGVTASGKTQLYIRMIEQAIAEGKGALYLLPEIALTTQITERLKLYFGDQLGVYHSKFNDNERAEVWHKVLKNEYKVVIGARSSLFLPFHKLGIVIVDEEHESSYKQYDPAPRYHARDTAIYLGYLHQAKVLLGSATPSIESYYNAKAGKYGFVALLKRYGTAQLPEIEVVNISEEKRKGNMHTYFSTVLLREIQLTIDRKEQVILFQNRRGHTPIIQCNTCGYVTKCVNCDVSLTYHKSTNRMHCHYCGHHEGPTQVCPACGTTHMESRGFGTERIEEELELLMPEARIGRLDLDSTKGKHGFEKIITAFDEHEYDILIGTQMIAKGLDFGKVSLIGIINADTIINFPDFRAYERAFSLFSQVAGRAGRRDVVGKVIIQTYTPRHRVIEQVVAHDYAEMFIQEATERKNYQYPPFYRLIKIDVKHPDIQKCFDSAKDLASGLRTSLGARVLGPEPPLVSRVRTYFIQTITLKIERNSVSIAKVKELISQALLVFELDKSHSGVRIQIDVDPY
- a CDS encoding DUF423 domain-containing protein is translated as MNKQIILTASFLGLTAVILGAFGAHGLEGKISDDLIGTWETANQYHFYHTFALLFLATFSRAKNTSIRVAFFAFVIGILLFSGSLYILSVREVTGFGNVSILGPITPLGGVCFMIGWVGLFIAALKNRS
- a CDS encoding MutS-related protein is translated as MNTTIFSKYEEAIAQTQIEIETLTKRINKNSLARLAVILGGGGLLFWSFQQKQVWIVFVLFMTIILLFAYLIRRQSRLEREREDLTAFLRVNKNEILLRDRRETCYVEGEDFEDNRHPYLSDLDVFGRFSLFTLVNRAATKEGVKVLANWFRSAVDKATIMDRQAAVQELEPKLEWSQQLQSRLLFNLDQKMEVKPFLKKYFQGDDLSFGNAFMRIYTQIIPFVLLAGIGLSFLGVKSLGYVTILALINVLWTLAMSGRVSVFSSKIDKVGGILNAYAGGIQLIENQVWESPLNQQLQQRIQVDNHKGKLSDAFKALGSLINKLDARNNVIVGLVLNMVLLWDFRQVMAIVKWKSNYEENILEAFDVVAEMEALVSLATLKRNHPTWVFPMLKGHTDEKIRAIDINHPLISARQAVENDYDAGDHRIALVTGSNMAGKSTFLRTIGINAVLAYAGAPVCASVFEIPIYKLITYMRIKDNLNESTSTFKAELDRMKYILETVREDKDSFFLIDEMLRGTNSVDKYLGSRAIIKKLIAMDGKGMVATHDLQLSTLEGEYPGIMKNYHFDIQVRDGEMLFDYKLKEGECKVFNASMLLKGIGVDIEKNAS
- a CDS encoding protein-L-isoaspartate(D-aspartate) O-methyltransferase, producing MAYKFVDNYREKGARKQLVKHLEKRGIEDKYVLKAIGKVPRHFFFDETFWNQAYRDIAFPIGDGQTISQPYTVAYQSELLHVKKGDKVLEIGTGSGYQTCILMELGAEVFTIERQEALYNRTIQVLPYMGYKPNFFLGDGSKGITEHAPYDKIIVTAGAPFVPEIMLKQLKIGGVFVIPVGDEQAQKMVTILRVGENDFERIELDTFRFVPLVGDQAW